In Xiphophorus hellerii strain 12219 chromosome 13, Xiphophorus_hellerii-4.1, whole genome shotgun sequence, the following proteins share a genomic window:
- the cited4a gene encoding cbp/p300-interacting transactivator 4a produces the protein MYIIPELTQKTNSSLDREAAQFESAAGLHVSGASAEGTSRDLTNFSERISLYAIGENLTMAEHMTMPMSHGFRMGMNGPVQHNGQPGLRGLPNGQVLHYGRNPQNTTEGVMRQRPNLMGQGGMGGPVNGAPMTNHHHQMMHGNMMYNGQGQQHHHHMHPQQQLQQGGHPPQYVPGNLTSQQLMASMHLQKLNTQYHGHPLGSANGHHLPNGTQYRMGPAQLSGMQHIGAPFGVNGTDMDLIDEEVLTSLVLELGLDRIQELPELFLGQNEFDFLSDFVCKQQSSTVSC, from the exons ATGTATATAATCCCTGAGTTGACCCAGAAAACAAACTCTTCTTTAGATCGAGAAGCAGCACAGTTTGAATCCGCCGCAGGGCTGCATGTATCCGGAGCATCAGCTGAAGGGACGAGCCGGGACTTAACGAACTTCTCCGAACGGATTTCACTTTACGCCATCGG ggaaaaCTTAACCATGGCTGAACACATGACGATGCCCATGTCTCACGGTTTCCGGATGGGCATGAACGGACCAGTGCAGCACAACGGCCAGCCGGGCCTGCGGGGGCTGCCCAACGGCCAGGTGTTGCACTACGGCAGGAACCCTCAGAATACCACAGAGGGGGTCATGAGACAGAGACCGAACCTTATGGGACAAGGAGGCATGGGCGGCCCTGTGAATGGAGCTCCAATGACCAATCATCACCATCAGATGATGCATGGGAACATGATGTATAACGGCCAGGGCCAGCAGCACCACCACCACATGCAcccccagcagcagctgcagcagggcgGACACCCGCCGCAGTATGTCCCTGGCAACCTCACGTCGCAGCAGCTCATGGCGAGCATGCACCTACAGAAACTCAACACTCAGTATCACGGACACCCGCTGGGGTCGGCCAATGGTCACCACCTGCCCAACGGGACGCAGTACCGGATGGGGCCCGCCCAGCTGTCTGGCATGCAGCACATCGGCGCGCCTTTTGGGGTGAACGGAACGGACATGGACCTAATCGATGAGGAAGTTCTGACCTCGCTGGTGTTGGAGTTGGGCTTGGATCGCATTCAGGAGCTGCCTGAGCTCTTCCTGGGACAGAACGAATTTGACTTCCTATCAGACTTTGTGTGCAAACAGCAGTCGAGCACGGTGAGCTGTTGA